In one Sphingobacterium daejeonense genomic region, the following are encoded:
- the lptB gene encoding LPS export ABC transporter ATP-binding protein gives MILRAEHLIKKYKQRTVVNDVSFHVEQGEIVGLLGPNGAGKTTSFYMIVGLIKPNEGHVYLDDLEITQDPMYKRAQRGIGYLAQEASVFRKLSVENNILAVLEIHYPNKEERKAKLEELLTEFSLHRVRKNRGDLLSGGERRRTEIARALAANPNFILLDEPFAGVDPIAVEEIQTIVAKLKTRNIGILITDHNVQETLSITDRAYLLTEGKIMLTGTPEEIADNELARKFYLGRHFELRRKKF, from the coding sequence ATGATTCTAAGAGCAGAACATTTAATTAAAAAATATAAACAGCGTACCGTAGTAAATGATGTATCCTTTCATGTTGAGCAAGGAGAAATTGTTGGTCTATTGGGCCCTAATGGTGCCGGAAAGACAACTTCTTTCTACATGATCGTAGGATTGATTAAACCAAACGAAGGCCACGTTTACTTAGATGATTTAGAAATTACCCAAGACCCAATGTACAAGCGTGCTCAACGCGGAATTGGGTACCTTGCCCAAGAAGCATCCGTCTTCAGAAAACTTTCTGTTGAAAATAATATCCTCGCAGTTCTAGAAATCCATTATCCCAATAAAGAAGAAAGAAAAGCGAAACTTGAAGAATTGCTTACGGAATTCAGCTTACACCGTGTTAGAAAAAATAGAGGTGATTTACTTTCCGGAGGTGAACGCCGAAGAACAGAAATCGCACGCGCACTAGCGGCAAACCCTAATTTTATTCTTCTTGACGAACCATTTGCAGGGGTAGACCCAATCGCTGTTGAGGAAATCCAGACCATCGTGGCTAAATTAAAAACCCGAAATATAGGTATTCTAATCACAGACCACAATGTGCAAGAAACATTATCAATAACGGATAGAGCATACCTCTTAACAGAAGGAAAAATAATGTTGACCGGAACACCTGAAGAAATTGCAGACAATGAATTAGCCCGCAAATTTTACCTAGGACGACATTTTGAATTAAGACGTAAAAAATTCTAA
- a CDS encoding cation:proton antiporter regulatory subunit, whose amino-acid sequence MSIVRESDLIGIGKKYQIETDAGDSMVVVIHDDGRRELYRHEDEDNETHCVMTMSDEESRQVAGILGGLSYKPKALETIEVALDDLRIEWYKVGDSNDGVNKSIGQLEVRQRTGASIIAAIREEETIINPGPDYVITPGTTLVIAGKQKNIKLLKEILL is encoded by the coding sequence ATGTCGATAGTTAGAGAAAGTGACCTGATTGGTATTGGTAAGAAATACCAAATTGAAACTGATGCTGGAGACAGTATGGTCGTTGTCATCCATGATGATGGCCGTAGGGAGTTGTACCGTCATGAAGATGAAGACAACGAAACTCATTGTGTAATGACCATGTCGGATGAGGAATCACGTCAAGTTGCAGGGATTTTAGGAGGGTTGTCATATAAACCAAAAGCTTTGGAAACCATTGAGGTAGCTTTGGATGATTTGCGCATTGAATGGTACAAGGTAGGAGATTCAAATGATGGCGTAAATAAAAGTATCGGTCAGTTGGAAGTAAGACAACGTACCGGAGCATCGATTATTGCAGCAATACGAGAAGAAGAGACCATTATTAACCCAGGTCCTGATTACGTTATTACACCCGGCACCACTCTTGTCATCGCCGGAAAGCAAAAGAACATCAAACTTTTAAAAGAAATCTTACTATAA
- a CDS encoding SusC/RagA family TonB-linked outer membrane protein produces MQTEISGTVRDKDGNPLSGVTVSVKNEGRTTSTDSAGKFSISVNSNSSTLTFSYIGYQSKEVVASNAVNVTLDSSEDVLDEVVVVGYGNQKKTNLTSAVSQVDAKVLQNRPSPTITNMLQGAAPGLVVTRNSGRPGGQGLNISVRGETSANGSVGPLIVIDGVISSEETFVALNPNDVENISILKDGGATAIYGAQSAGGVILVTTKKGSSGAGRISFSSNLGIQRPGAMPDRLSLIDEMNYVNLARRNAGIAEEYSEEDLNYAVNGPTFVLGSNGQWRTYNQQNILDQVIQKKYNIYNNNIQFTGGSDKITYMASLGNMTQNGMFKVGDDKFSRINARANVSAQVTDYLKLDIGNAFINQKTDNPQDGGYSIDGGGNSILRQFYSSRMRFPIYNEDGTFYKSGTSSAFGYALMKEGGFNDDLKRTYFNNVTATINNFVKGLEVKLMYSRENIDLQNRNFRRTVDYYSGPTPNTKSQLNNPNNYSVTNYKTLKQNVQAVVDYDLTVAENHNFHLMGGYQFYDNDYEYISASTKNLYVNDNPSLNFTSDPLNKSHVQYAYREKMQSYFGRFNYNYKEKYLFEATVRSDESSRLSPDVRVKVFPSFSAGWNVAKEDWFQGATSIINELKPRVSWGKVGSTVGIGYYDFIATLSTGSNVLINDIKQTYINQGRLPGRDLSWETIETRNLGLDFNLLDRKLFGAFEYFQKFNRNMLVNISMPATIGAGVPKTNQGELHTWGWEFSLGYRDKIGDDFNYNIGVSLADNKNKLIRYGGANDIVYSGTNKLVEGYAMNSIWAYKTDGYFQK; encoded by the coding sequence GTGCAAACAGAAATATCAGGAACAGTACGTGATAAGGATGGAAACCCATTATCAGGTGTCACGGTTTCTGTTAAAAATGAAGGTAGAACCACTTCTACTGACTCGGCTGGTAAATTCAGCATTTCAGTCAACAGCAATTCTTCAACCCTAACATTTTCCTACATCGGTTATCAATCAAAAGAGGTTGTAGCTTCTAATGCTGTCAACGTAACTTTAGACTCTTCGGAAGATGTTCTTGATGAAGTTGTTGTAGTGGGTTATGGGAATCAAAAGAAAACCAACCTGACTAGTGCTGTGTCTCAGGTAGATGCCAAAGTTCTTCAAAACAGACCTTCACCAACTATTACAAACATGTTGCAGGGAGCAGCACCAGGATTAGTAGTAACTAGAAACTCAGGAAGACCTGGTGGACAAGGATTAAACATATCTGTCCGAGGCGAAACATCTGCAAATGGATCTGTTGGTCCTTTAATCGTTATCGATGGGGTAATTAGTTCTGAAGAAACGTTTGTAGCATTGAACCCAAATGACGTCGAAAACATTAGTATCCTGAAAGATGGAGGTGCAACAGCAATTTACGGTGCTCAATCTGCCGGAGGTGTAATCTTGGTGACAACAAAAAAAGGAAGTTCAGGTGCAGGGAGAATTTCATTCTCTAGCAATTTAGGAATACAAAGACCTGGTGCAATGCCCGATAGACTTTCTCTAATAGATGAAATGAACTATGTCAACCTTGCAAGAAGGAACGCTGGAATTGCAGAAGAATATTCGGAGGAAGACCTCAATTATGCAGTAAATGGTCCAACCTTCGTATTAGGATCCAACGGTCAATGGAGAACTTATAACCAACAGAATATTTTAGATCAAGTTATTCAAAAAAAATACAACATCTACAACAACAACATTCAGTTTACTGGAGGCTCAGATAAAATAACCTATATGGCTTCGTTGGGTAATATGACTCAAAATGGTATGTTCAAAGTGGGTGATGACAAATTCTCCAGAATAAACGCTAGAGCAAATGTATCTGCTCAAGTAACAGATTATTTGAAATTAGATATAGGTAATGCTTTTATAAATCAAAAAACTGATAATCCACAAGATGGAGGCTACTCAATCGACGGAGGAGGAAACTCAATCCTAAGACAGTTTTATTCCTCAAGAATGAGATTCCCAATCTATAATGAGGATGGCACATTCTATAAAAGTGGGACTTCTTCAGCATTTGGGTATGCTTTGATGAAAGAAGGTGGTTTTAACGATGATCTTAAAAGGACATATTTCAATAATGTAACCGCTACGATCAATAATTTTGTCAAAGGATTGGAAGTAAAATTAATGTACAGTAGAGAAAACATTGATTTACAAAATAGAAACTTCCGCAGAACAGTTGATTATTATTCTGGACCTACTCCAAACACGAAATCTCAATTGAACAATCCAAACAATTATTCCGTAACCAATTATAAAACATTGAAACAAAATGTTCAGGCTGTAGTTGATTATGATTTAACTGTTGCAGAAAACCATAATTTTCACTTGATGGGTGGATATCAATTTTATGACAATGATTATGAATATATTTCAGCCTCAACCAAAAACTTATATGTTAACGACAACCCTAGTTTAAACTTCACCTCTGACCCATTAAATAAGTCCCATGTTCAATATGCGTATAGAGAAAAAATGCAATCATATTTCGGACGCTTTAATTACAATTATAAAGAAAAATACCTTTTTGAGGCAACTGTACGTAGCGATGAGAGTTCAAGACTATCTCCTGATGTTAGAGTAAAAGTTTTCCCATCTTTTTCTGCGGGTTGGAATGTTGCAAAAGAAGATTGGTTCCAAGGAGCAACTTCTATTATTAACGAATTGAAACCAAGGGTATCTTGGGGTAAAGTGGGTTCGACAGTAGGAATAGGATATTACGACTTCATTGCAACTCTATCAACAGGATCAAATGTATTGATCAATGATATCAAACAAACATATATTAATCAAGGACGCTTACCAGGTAGAGACCTTAGCTGGGAAACTATAGAAACTCGAAATTTAGGTTTAGACTTTAACTTGTTGGACAGAAAATTATTTGGAGCATTTGAATATTTTCAAAAATTCAACAGAAATATGCTAGTAAATATCAGTATGCCGGCAACTATTGGTGCAGGTGTACCTAAGACCAACCAAGGGGAATTGCATACTTGGGGTTGGGAATTTAGCCTTGGTTATAGAGATAAAATTGGAGATGATTTTAACTATAACATTGGTGTAAGCTTGGCAGATAACAAAAACAAACTTATTCGTTATGGTGGAGCAAATGATATCGTTTATTCAGGTACTAACAAATTAGTTGAAGGGTATGCGATGAATTCAATATGGGCATATAAAACTGATGGTTACTTCCAAAAATGA
- the recJ gene encoding single-stranded-DNA-specific exonuclease RecJ, which produces MQKRWVLKPKKNVDKINKLQQELRVNPIIIELLINRKIETYEEAKEFFRPSLEHLHDPFLMKDMDKAINRIEKAIGNKEKILIYGDYDVDGTTAVSVVYSFFRDFNSGLEFYIPDRYSEGYGISNQGIDYAAENGFSLIIALDCGIKAIDKIEYANSKGIDFIIGDHHLPGPELPNAIAVLDPKRTDCPYPYKELSGCGIGFKIIQAFIKQNQMQMELAYQYLDLVAVSIASDIVPITGENRTLTYFGLKKLNSNPCWGLKALINLSTHKAEQFTINDIVFQIGPRINAAGRIKHAKDAVKLLISKSFPEATEYSESVDVQNNERKDFDLKITQEALELLDNDVQLQKQKTTVLYKKDWHKGVIGIVASRLTERYYRPTIILTNTNGHIAGSARSVVGFDLYEALSECSDLLDQYGGHKYAAGLTMQLENINLFQMRFEEVVSRSIKPEMLQQEVAIEKEIRLLEINSDFYKLLRQFQPHGPENESPTFLAKQVTMGYNANVVGGTHLKFSVKQSDSPKFDCIGFGLGEYCEAINTGKPFDICFSIGENTWRGKKNLQLIVKAIRF; this is translated from the coding sequence ATGCAAAAAAGGTGGGTGCTGAAACCTAAAAAGAACGTAGACAAAATAAACAAGCTCCAACAGGAACTGCGTGTAAACCCGATCATCATCGAACTTTTAATTAACAGAAAAATAGAAACTTACGAAGAAGCAAAAGAATTCTTTAGACCTTCCTTAGAACATCTACATGATCCATTTCTGATGAAAGATATGGATAAAGCTATAAACCGAATTGAAAAAGCAATCGGCAATAAAGAAAAAATATTGATTTATGGTGATTATGATGTAGATGGCACTACAGCAGTATCGGTAGTTTACAGTTTTTTCAGGGATTTCAACTCCGGTTTAGAATTTTACATCCCTGATCGGTATAGCGAAGGATATGGAATTTCTAATCAAGGAATTGATTATGCCGCAGAAAATGGATTCTCATTGATAATTGCATTAGACTGCGGAATCAAAGCCATCGATAAAATTGAATATGCCAATTCAAAAGGGATCGACTTTATTATTGGAGATCATCATTTACCAGGACCAGAATTGCCTAATGCAATTGCTGTATTGGATCCAAAACGCACCGATTGTCCTTACCCTTACAAGGAATTGTCAGGTTGCGGAATTGGTTTTAAAATAATCCAAGCTTTTATCAAACAAAATCAAATGCAAATGGAATTGGCTTACCAATATTTGGATTTGGTAGCAGTAAGCATTGCATCGGATATAGTCCCTATTACGGGAGAAAACAGAACGCTAACTTATTTTGGCCTTAAAAAATTAAATAGCAATCCATGCTGGGGATTAAAAGCATTAATTAATCTATCAACCCATAAAGCAGAACAATTCACAATTAATGACATTGTTTTTCAAATTGGCCCTCGAATAAATGCTGCAGGAAGGATTAAACATGCTAAAGATGCCGTCAAACTCTTGATTTCAAAATCGTTTCCTGAAGCAACAGAATATTCAGAAAGTGTAGATGTTCAAAACAATGAGCGCAAGGATTTTGACCTCAAAATCACCCAAGAGGCATTGGAACTCTTGGACAATGATGTGCAATTGCAGAAACAAAAAACAACAGTCCTTTATAAAAAAGACTGGCATAAAGGAGTCATTGGAATCGTTGCCTCAAGACTGACCGAAAGATACTATAGACCAACCATTATCCTGACGAATACGAATGGGCATATCGCAGGTTCTGCACGTTCAGTAGTTGGTTTTGACCTGTATGAAGCTTTGAGTGAATGCAGTGATCTGTTAGACCAATATGGCGGCCACAAATATGCAGCTGGATTAACCATGCAATTGGAGAATATTAACTTATTCCAAATGCGTTTTGAAGAGGTTGTCAGTAGAAGCATAAAACCAGAAATGTTGCAACAAGAGGTAGCTATCGAAAAAGAAATCAGATTATTAGAAATAAATTCTGATTTCTACAAATTACTACGTCAATTTCAACCTCATGGACCAGAGAATGAATCACCTACTTTCCTTGCTAAGCAAGTCACCATGGGTTATAATGCCAACGTCGTTGGAGGAACCCATCTCAAATTTTCAGTTAAACAATCTGATTCTCCCAAATTCGATTGTATCGGTTTCGGTCTAGGTGAATATTGTGAAGCTATCAATACTGGCAAACCATTCGATATTTGCTTTAGTATTGGAGAAAATACTTGGCGCGGCAAAAAGAATTTGCAATTAATTGTTAAAGCAATTCGATTTTAA
- a CDS encoding branched-chain amino acid aminotransferase → MSAIENITIQVEPTQQSRISQVDFDNLKFGQIMSDHMLVANYDNGQWEEVKIVPYGNLSVSPSMSALHYGQAIFEGIKGYKFEDGTVSIFRPDKNWERFNKSAARLEMPEVPEEIFMDGLKKLLDVDRNWIPSKQGTALYIRPFMFGTEAALGVHPSKSYQFIIITCPVGAYYSKPISLKVETHYTRAAEGGVGFSKNAGNYALSLHPTQLANNEGYDQIMWTDALEHKYIEEAGTANLIFRIGDTIITPHGDTILHGVTRRTIMELAEKWGYKAEQRKVSVKELIDGIKAGEVSEAFAAGTAATITHIDRIGFEGQDYTLPPVEGREFSNKVLAYLNDLRYGKIEDPFGWNFIVE, encoded by the coding sequence ATGAGTGCCATAGAAAATATCACTATTCAAGTAGAGCCTACGCAACAATCTAGAATTTCGCAAGTAGACTTTGACAACTTAAAATTTGGTCAAATTATGTCTGACCATATGTTGGTCGCAAATTATGACAACGGACAATGGGAAGAAGTAAAGATTGTGCCTTACGGAAATCTCAGCGTAAGCCCATCCATGTCTGCACTGCATTATGGACAAGCAATCTTTGAAGGTATTAAAGGATATAAATTTGAAGACGGTACGGTTAGTATTTTCCGCCCCGACAAAAACTGGGAAAGATTCAATAAATCAGCAGCTCGTTTAGAGATGCCTGAGGTCCCTGAAGAAATCTTTATGGACGGATTGAAAAAACTATTGGATGTAGACCGAAACTGGATTCCTTCAAAACAAGGAACAGCCTTGTATATCAGACCCTTCATGTTTGGTACTGAAGCAGCGTTGGGTGTACACCCTTCAAAATCTTACCAATTCATAATCATCACTTGCCCAGTAGGTGCTTATTATAGCAAACCAATCAGCTTAAAAGTGGAAACGCACTATACACGTGCTGCAGAAGGTGGAGTAGGATTTTCAAAAAATGCAGGTAACTATGCATTATCATTACACCCTACACAATTGGCAAATAATGAAGGCTATGACCAAATTATGTGGACAGATGCGCTAGAACACAAATACATCGAAGAAGCTGGTACAGCAAACTTAATATTCAGAATCGGAGATACCATTATCACCCCACATGGCGATACCATCCTACATGGTGTTACCAGAAGAACGATCATGGAACTTGCCGAAAAATGGGGTTACAAAGCTGAACAAAGAAAAGTATCTGTGAAAGAACTTATCGATGGTATAAAAGCTGGCGAAGTATCAGAAGCATTTGCCGCAGGAACAGCCGCAACAATAACACATATCGACAGAATCGGATTCGAAGGACAAGACTATACCCTACCTCCGGTAGAAGGACGCGAATTCTCAAACAAGGTTTTAGCGTACTTAAATGATTTAAGATACGGTAAAATCGAAGATCCATTTGGTTGGAACTTTATTGTTGAATAA
- a CDS encoding GH3 auxin-responsive promoter family protein has protein sequence MALLNSLFTWIMKKRMHQIDLFMKYPHDVQEEWFQSLISAAEATEWGKKYGYNSIYTPEEYKNRVPIQDYDDIKVYVDRMIKGEQNILWPSDIKWFAKSSGTTSDRSKFIPVSIEALEECHYQGGKDMLSIYCHNKPENKIFMGKSVVIGGSSQINNFSPDSYYGDLSSILIRNLPFWAEFKRTPTLEVTLNPNFEEKIEQIAQITIKENVTSLAGVPTWNMVMANRILEITGKENLLEVWPNLEFYSHGGVSFKPYRDQFKKLIPSENMYYLENYNASEGYFGLQDRSDSDDLLLMLDYGIYYEFLPMENINDEWPKTLCLHEVELGKNYALIISTNAGLWRYKIGDTIKFTSLSPYRFQISGRTKQYINTFGEEIIVDNAEHALQVACKATDANIQDYTAGPVYFNDKTAGAHEWIIEFEKEPNDLVRFSEILDATLREINSDYDAKRYKDMALSFPIIHNVPKGTFYAWMKSRGKLGGQNKVPRLANSREYLDPLLKLIQSL, from the coding sequence ATGGCCTTATTGAACTCTCTTTTTACTTGGATAATGAAAAAGCGGATGCATCAGATTGATCTGTTCATGAAGTATCCCCATGATGTCCAAGAAGAGTGGTTTCAAAGTCTTATTTCAGCCGCTGAAGCAACTGAATGGGGCAAGAAATATGGCTATAACAGCATCTATACGCCTGAGGAATATAAAAACAGAGTCCCTATCCAGGATTACGATGATATAAAGGTATATGTAGACCGAATGATCAAAGGAGAGCAAAATATCCTTTGGCCATCAGATATCAAATGGTTTGCAAAGTCATCAGGTACAACCTCAGACCGCAGCAAGTTTATACCAGTTAGTATTGAAGCTTTGGAAGAATGTCATTATCAAGGGGGTAAGGACATGCTTTCCATTTACTGCCATAATAAACCGGAAAACAAAATTTTTATGGGCAAATCGGTGGTAATCGGAGGGTCATCCCAAATCAACAATTTTAGCCCCGATTCTTATTATGGAGATTTATCTTCCATCCTCATAAGAAACTTACCATTTTGGGCAGAATTTAAGCGAACCCCAACTTTAGAAGTAACGCTGAATCCGAATTTTGAAGAGAAAATTGAACAGATTGCTCAAATAACCATCAAAGAAAATGTTACGAGCTTGGCCGGAGTACCAACATGGAATATGGTTATGGCAAACAGAATCTTGGAAATAACTGGAAAAGAAAATCTCCTCGAAGTATGGCCTAACCTTGAATTTTACAGCCATGGAGGCGTAAGCTTCAAACCATATAGAGATCAATTTAAAAAATTGATCCCTTCAGAAAACATGTATTACCTTGAAAACTATAATGCTTCTGAGGGATATTTCGGCTTGCAAGATCGTTCTGATTCAGATGATTTGCTATTGATGTTGGATTATGGTATTTATTACGAATTTCTTCCAATGGAAAACATCAACGACGAATGGCCGAAAACGCTTTGTCTGCATGAAGTTGAACTAGGAAAAAATTATGCTTTGATTATTTCAACAAATGCTGGTTTGTGGCGATATAAAATTGGTGATACCATCAAGTTTACCTCACTATCTCCATACCGATTCCAAATCTCTGGTAGAACAAAACAATATATCAACACGTTCGGGGAGGAAATTATAGTAGATAATGCTGAACATGCATTACAAGTAGCATGCAAAGCAACTGATGCAAACATCCAAGACTATACGGCAGGCCCTGTTTATTTTAATGACAAAACCGCTGGGGCACACGAATGGATTATTGAATTTGAAAAAGAGCCAAATGACTTAGTAAGATTCAGTGAAATATTGGATGCGACATTGAGGGAAATAAATTCTGATTATGACGCGAAGCGCTATAAAGACATGGCACTTTCATTCCCCATAATTCACAATGTCCCGAAAGGAACCTTTTATGCTTGGATGAAAAGCCGAGGCAAGTTGGGTGGACAGAATAAAGTTCCTCGCTTAGCTAACAGCAGGGAATATTTAGATCCACTTTTAAAGTTAATTCAAAGCCTTTAA
- a CDS encoding cation:proton antiporter yields MHSNLIIEIGIAVLLVALVGLLANRLKFSVIPFFIVIGMVLGNESYPDFVGDLLVKIGNEGVTNSVNSVWSFLTFTESKPFIDFMGRLGVLFLLFYLGLEFSVGRLIKSGKSIVAGGSIYVVLNFMSGLLVGWMMNLPFKEMMVLCGIMTSSSTAIVAKVLTDLKRTANRETEVIMGMIHVR; encoded by the coding sequence ATGCACAGTAACCTCATTATAGAAATTGGAATAGCAGTTTTATTGGTAGCACTTGTTGGCTTACTGGCCAATAGGCTTAAATTTTCGGTGATTCCGTTTTTTATCGTGATCGGTATGGTGTTGGGAAATGAATCTTATCCTGACTTTGTTGGCGACTTGTTGGTGAAAATTGGCAATGAAGGCGTAACAAACTCCGTAAATTCCGTTTGGTCGTTTTTGACATTTACGGAAAGCAAGCCGTTCATAGACTTTATGGGTCGGCTTGGGGTCCTATTCCTACTATTCTACTTAGGGTTGGAATTTTCTGTAGGTAGGCTCATCAAATCGGGCAAGTCGATTGTTGCAGGTGGAAGTATATATGTTGTTCTTAATTTCATGTCTGGATTGCTGGTGGGTTGGATGATGAATTTGCCATTCAAAGAAATGATGGTGCTCTGTGGAATTATGACCAGTTCATCAACCGCCATTGTTGCAAAAGTATTGACGGATCTAAAAAGAACTGCAAATCGAGAAACAGAGGTTATTATGGGAATGATTCATGTTCGATGA
- a CDS encoding MBL fold metallo-hydrolase: MARAHSLFEGSYSVDKSKQFIPFDPKKDDPKDRLGSLFIHVHPFLIETKDGLIVLDTGLGLRNEAGELVIHENIKKLGFSVNDVRYVLMSHLHKDHASGMVDVKDGVKRLAFPNAEYVIQEKEWEDAYSSENPSYRTEVFDVLQRSGNILFVNGDGQLTPEIRYELSGGHSEFHQVFHIETEGEHFFFGGDELPEPEEIFRSFIAKYDYDGRKARDLRAEYWAAGAPEGWVFLFYHSKNIAVGRPEKKSDGSYKIINAE, translated from the coding sequence ATGGCTCGAGCGCACTCACTGTTTGAAGGTTCTTATTCTGTTGATAAAAGCAAGCAATTTATTCCCTTCGATCCAAAGAAAGATGATCCAAAAGATAGACTTGGATCCTTGTTTATTCATGTACATCCATTTTTAATAGAGACCAAAGACGGGCTTATCGTTTTAGATACTGGTTTAGGCCTCCGCAATGAAGCTGGGGAGTTGGTCATCCATGAGAACATTAAGAAATTAGGTTTTTCGGTGAATGATGTTCGTTATGTATTGATGTCACATCTTCACAAGGACCATGCAAGTGGTATGGTGGATGTGAAAGATGGGGTGAAACGATTGGCATTTCCGAATGCAGAATATGTTATCCAGGAAAAGGAGTGGGAGGATGCCTATAGTTCAGAAAACCCTTCTTATCGCACGGAAGTGTTTGATGTATTGCAGCGCAGTGGCAATATTCTGTTTGTAAATGGTGATGGTCAGCTTACACCCGAGATTCGCTATGAACTTTCTGGTGGTCACAGTGAGTTTCATCAAGTGTTTCATATTGAAACTGAGGGTGAACATTTTTTCTTTGGGGGAGATGAATTGCCTGAGCCAGAAGAAATATTCAGGAGTTTTATCGCCAAGTATGATTATGATGGCAGGAAAGCTCGTGATTTAAGGGCCGAATATTGGGCGGCAGGTGCTCCTGAAGGTTGGGTATTTTTGTTTTACCATTCCAAAAACATAGCTGTTGGTAGGCCAGAAAAGAAATCAGACGGCAGTTATAAGATCATAAATGCTGAATAA
- a CDS encoding cation:proton antiporter, whose translation MFDDLFIAMHISFLSGLILTGSSSFWTVAGTSLLALGFILSFLILGRKLVPFIDRLLQEKSSELFILIIFSLLFTIAGFSETIHVAEAIGALMAGLVFADSRYIKKIEGMVLPFKDFFGAMFFFSFGLSIDMYSLGGAVGWATFAAAITVVCNVASGYFASRFSGLKPKNSVDIGFTLSARGEFSIIMANIGKAGKLLPVIQSFVVVYVLILSIVSPLLTKESRNIWNKLAGQDDVSRKPKKKLSDLEASVQEN comes from the coding sequence ATGTTCGATGATCTATTTATCGCCATGCACATCTCATTTTTGTCAGGGTTAATATTAACTGGTAGTAGTTCATTCTGGACTGTGGCTGGAACTTCCTTGCTTGCATTGGGATTCATTCTTTCATTTTTGATTTTGGGAAGGAAATTAGTGCCTTTTATTGATAGGCTACTTCAGGAAAAATCATCGGAATTGTTTATTCTGATCATATTTAGCTTATTGTTTACTATTGCTGGGTTTTCTGAGACTATCCATGTTGCTGAAGCGATTGGTGCTTTAATGGCAGGTTTGGTGTTTGCAGATTCCAGATATATCAAAAAGATTGAAGGCATGGTATTGCCATTCAAGGATTTTTTTGGTGCCATGTTCTTTTTCAGCTTTGGTCTTTCGATCGATATGTATTCTTTGGGAGGAGCAGTGGGTTGGGCGACATTTGCCGCTGCGATCACTGTTGTATGTAACGTAGCTTCCGGATATTTTGCAAGTAGATTCTCTGGATTGAAACCAAAAAACTCAGTAGATATAGGGTTTACCTTATCTGCAAGAGGGGAGTTTTCAATTATTATGGCGAATATTGGAAAAGCTGGTAAATTATTGCCGGTTATTCAGTCATTTGTTGTCGTTTATGTATTGATACTTTCCATTGTATCTCCGTTGCTGACCAAAGAGTCACGAAACATCTGGAATAAATTGGCGGGACAAGATGATGTATCTCGAAAACCGAAGAAAAAATTGAGCGATCTTGAAGCTTCAGTCCAAGAAAATTAA